A stretch of DNA from Diospyros lotus cultivar Yz01 chromosome 14, ASM1463336v1, whole genome shotgun sequence:
AGTTGTGCCGATTTTTGGAGATAAGCAATCCAAAAACCAAAATCAAGGTTGCAAACAGCCTCAGAATCGAAATCAAAATCGGAAGGTTGTCTCTTCGAGGTCATCATCGGAGTCAAAGAAAAGGGAATTGTTGGTACCGGCATTGAAGATTGACTTTTATTTGTTCTTTGAGAGAAGGGAGATAAGAGGGTGTATGGTAACACCTAACTTTGAGTGGAAGCCACTCAGTGggtcaaaaataaaaagagagcaATCCTACATGAATGAAATAATACGAATATCTAAAGCATCAAAAACAAAACTTAATTTGTGTATATCTTTGCAAACATGTATCTCTTGTAAGGTAGAGATTGATTATGTAGGGATAATATTTATCAATTTCAACCTTAATTTATATGTAGactctttaaaaaataagttacatgtgaaaacaaaaaaattatttttctatcttaTTTTCCGATTTTTGATTTgcatgtaaaattattttctaaaaaagtgttttattattattattattattaataataataataataataataagtagtaTAAGAgtttataaaaatacttttcaaaATAGTGATGAGGTGGCCCACTTAGAGAGGTGAAATACCCATTTCAACCCCTCACCCACCTTCCTTAATAGTAATATATGTGCGTGTGGCACGTATGGGCAGCTTAGTTGGTCAAGAAGAAGGCACAAAATGTCTTTCGTGGTGAATTTTAGACCAAAATCGaggatcgagtctcgcaagTAGCAGTGTGGggtacctctctccaaagtaAGGGAGACTCCTTGTGCGCGGTGAGTCCGGGTCTAGCTACTACGTCCGACtgagtcaccatgattaacctcctcCCACGTCCTATCGGACCGGGTATGGGGGGCGCCCGGGTGAGTAATTTCACTTTTTGAACCaatatatatacgtgtatatatatatatatataagtgtgtgtgcgcgcgctaTCGGTGAAGTTGGCGGGGTGGGGCTGATGGTTGGTCGGACGTTGATGGATACGCTCAGCAATGACCTAGATCTTGCCATCACCTACCCACCACAACACACGATttccttttcaattttcttcttaattattATTGGTTGGAAACTGATAAAATTTGGCATCTTAATTACTGGGAGATGTAGAGGTGCGATAGCTTGCTAGCATTATCAACAACTCTTCAACTCCTTTCATGCCTTTTGTCTGGATGGACCCTTTTTAATCAACTGATGACTGCCAcattatgtcaattttattgtattttgggcATCAAAGGCTACAACTAGAATTGAATATCCTCCCAGTAATTTGAAGCCTTGATTTATTGTGTCAAATTTTGAAGGTGAATATCATTACaacactaatatatatatatatatatatatataaactaagcGGCACACTGATTGAGAGGATCAAAGATAGACTCGGGAGCTAAAGCTCAACAATGAATACTATTTTTGATTTGCAAATCTGGCCAACCACTCCACCAGAATGCCTAGAAACCAACACCACATCAATATACACTATTCCAGACTTCTAAAATATCAACCACATGTATAGGATGATTTAGTGCACCACAGAAACAAGCGGTcgttctttattattattatgttttttttttttttattatttgaggaCGCGGATAAGGAGCTTTATAATTAGGACcgaatatgaatattattattaggtTCATTATGTTGGGAAGTGGGTAATGGTAGGTGACCCTTTCCTTGGAGGCTATTGACAGTGTCATAAAGGGATTGCTTTACTGGCGTGAACTCCAAGCCCAAGTCCTTTAGCTTTTGGTTTGAGAATTTGTAGGGTTCGACTCTTGGCCTTCCTTCATCCTTGCACCTGCAGTTAAATTACCAAATTATTATTCTAtgctaattaaaatatatgtatctaagatgttttatttttcatttttctttctactAGAAATTGCTAGTCAATgtcttttatatattattatagtcGACAATTTGAAAGATGATCTAATGAATCATAATTGTTGTTAGTTGTCTAACTAAAAACAGTAATTTAGCACGAGACAGTCAATTTTACTTATCCTACACCTCTAGGGAATAGGATTGAATCCCATAATAATCCACACACGCACGCAAGCAATGATTATATTTGATTTCCTCCtagtaaataaaaaacaaaaaaaaaatcaatctccCTCGTAGGTAATGCATAGTCACAActttagaaacataatccaaaataaaaataaattatattaattttgaatactGTGATTAATATATACTTAGAAATGCACCAACGATAACAGCATCAGTCAGAGAGTACAGATTTCATTCTTCTAATGTAATCAGTGCTTGATCACAAGTGTCCGTTACCCATATTTCATGCTAATTAGTAATCAACTATATTCTCTATTGAGAAGCCATTCAGGCCAAGCAGTAATTGCCCGCcaataaaaagaaaggaaaaactttatttttaacaaaatgtattaataaaaaatatatcaaaataatttcaaaaggtgtcgaagaagaagaaaaaaaaaaaacaattatatgattttataaaaataaaataagacaagATCCCTCCATCGCctaactttaaataaaaataagattgcTGATAAGCAACGAGAACCAACCATCGCTTTAACTTTATTGAAAAGAAGTGTTCCCACCGAATCATTGCTCGCCACCCTTATCAAAGGAGTGGAAAGAAATGGCAGTGGAAAAACACGATTTGGGCCCTCAAATTGGGGACAATGACCTAGGGGTAGGTGAGGACTCTCCATGTCCACTAATTTCGTGGGTACTAAATTCCAAGCTTCCTCAATCTTCTCTTTTTAACCTAACATTTTCTTTTCCGTTACTTTGAATCTGAATCTATGTTATGATCTCAAGTCTAAAGTCGAAGTTACACTGCAAAATAGAACTTAACCTTCAATCAACATTTAGACCTATTGAGGTAGACCCGTTGAGGTATAAATACAAAGAGTGCGCCctacttttaaaattataacaatcactcttatgatttaaaaattatatcaaattatcTCTTCAAATTAGATTACGTTTCGCTAATCATTTAGTGTGAAGCCTTACACTTATTAGCATAATTTGTTCAACATCTTAATATGTTCTGccaataatatattttgacaatGATCTATCTGGTGTAAGAGGATGATTGATTGCATGCTAATTGGTACAATGGGGCCACAAAATGTCACATCATCATGTGTGTGAATGTGGAGTTCTCCAAACGTGTTAGCGTTGCATAATTGTACCTCAGATTTCttctaaaaattattctaacattttttctgtttttcttgtttcttattATAGGTCATGATAACAGATTTTGGGTCTAGTAGGGttccaattttgttttttattgttaaaGAAAGActatattcataaataaattaaaaaataataattttttataaattaacatagcatatataaattcataataacttttatttaaatttataataattttactcaaaattaataatttttcataataattgtaaataaatttattattagttttaaataatttattataaatttaaaaaattaatataaattcatGTAAAACTATTATAATTCTATACAtactatataaatttataaaaattatttatcaaacttaTACACGAATATAACATTTCCCTTATTTGAAGGGGTCTAACTTTTATTTACACTTTAAACATAATGCACACAGAACTCAAGGACCCGCGCTATAAAAGCTTTGTTCCAAATGTAAACTTTGGTTTAGATCATTTTTATAAATACCCgatgtaatttattttctacattttaGATTCTtatgatttaatcttttaaaaatatcttacAACCTAAACATATTTCTTTTAGGTATGTTTGGGGATTTtggagagaaggaagaaaggggtatataaaagaaagaaaaggaaaggaaataaggaagaaaaaggaggagttatcttactattatttgaatgtttaattaaaacaacaacctaaactttggttttaagtaaaattttatcctaatttttatataaacaaTTGCATGGCtagggaaaaacaaaaattattgttgTACCATATTAACCAATATTTGTGCAGTAAAATTCAGTCAAAATAGCATACTGTGAGGAGGTGTTGATGAACTTACCTGGTAGGAACAGGATACTCGGGGAAGAACTTGGAAAGAATATCGACGACGTCGCCGCGGTGAAGGACGCTCTCAGCGCAAAGGTAGCGGCCGGAGGCGGAAGGCGTCTCGTAGACGAGGATGTGGGCGAGGGCCACATCCTGGACGTGGACGTAGGCCTGAACCGAGTTGGCGTATGTCTTGGTGGACCCGTTCAGGTACTTGAGAACGTGAATGATGCTGGCGTTCAGAGTGGGCTGCAACAGCGGCCCAAGCACCAGCACTGGGTTCACCACCACCAGGTCCACCCCTCTCTCCTGCGCCACCGCCCACGCCGCCTGCTCCGCCACCGCCTTCCCGTAACAGTACCAATTCtacatttcaatttaatttcatacTGGTCATCAATATCAATATCAGATCCTCTTTGTTACTTACATAAGCCTTGGGTTAGATCATTTTTTAAGTTAAGATGCATCTACTTAAACTTCagatttttgtgaatttttttaaatagtcatttcgaaaacaaagaaaaatattgacaaaattacaaattcaaaagaattagtttagatataaaaaaaatttaactactAAAGATCGTTTTAGATCAGTTTCGAAATAGCCCAAAAAAGTATTGTTAGAGGCGTCGGACAAATCATTgaaagaatttataaaaatgacaaaataaatctCAAATGTTATCTGTTAATGAAACTTTAATTTATTGGCAAGACaaagacattaaaatatatagatcTCAAATTCAGAGTCAATTTTTTCACTAAGGCGTGCATTTTAAGTAGATATTGTTAAATTAAACACTattcaagtatatttttataaaatgattaaaaatttaatgaaaatatggCAAACTCTAATCAATTTCTGTACTTATCTACGATTTTTTTTTAAGCTACTAGTAATCTACCTTGGTGTTCTTGCAGAACTCGAGATCGCTCCAGCAGCTCTCGTCCACAACGGCGTCAGGACCACGGTTAGGGTCCATGGTCACTGCACCGATCGATGAAGTGAACACCACCCGCCGGACCTTCGCTTCAGCCGCCGCAATTATCACATTCTTCGTTCCGTTGACAGCCGGTTCCACCATTTCTTCCTTCACAATCAAATGCACACAACACGTCACTTAAAAAACCCTGACGCATCTGTTTGGTTGCCGAGAAAATAGATGACAATTGAATAATGCAGAAATTCTCGtgtcaaaaggaaaattatatttGCACCAAAAATTGATAtgcatttataataaataattcgcCAAATTAACGGCATATTCCTTCAAAAAACTTTACTCTTGATTATTGGGATGGCAACAGCAGATTAATGATTGTTGCGGAACCCACCAAATAAAAGCATGGCCCAGAGTTAaccgagtgcgattttgttcatccCTTTAACGGGTGAACATCACGCTCACAAAAATTATAAGGGTGGAAAAGCAACGAAACGCAATCAATTAATTCAGACCATTTCGTTGttttttttcaccctcacagttttgtgagggtgatgttcaccccgttaaagggggtgaacaaaattgcactcgagTTAACCTCCGCACTGAGATCTGCGCCTCTGTTTCTTGGTAGGTAGATGTAGCTTTCTTCTACGATGATGTACACAATATTGTAAAAGTACTGCTATTCATCTCATCTTCAGGAggtgatatataaaaaatatacaataaatattaatatttatatttttttattatttaataaaaagtatcacttattattttcaatttagatgaataatattattctattataaaataagatgtgtttattattaaattaacaatattattttaaaattagaaataatattcctTATATGCATATACTGAATAAACATTGCCCCTTACcctctctatatataataatttaatgtatttGTTTACTAAAACAAAACAATTCATCAACGGTTTACATTTATAAAAACGGATATGCTAAGGACGGAAATTCATCAACTCCTTTAAAagcatatattataattaaagaatgtttaaagaaatttcatgtgaactaatatatatatatatataaatattatttaattatttttatataatgaaaagaagtGAAAATAAGAGTAACAAAATTCACGATGATAACAACAATTTTGTGGAATTTTCTTTTCCGTACTTTTCCTTTCGTTTTCGGTCCTACCAAACAGGCGGTTGGAGGCGGAAGGTGAATCGGAACTTACAGGATTATCAGTCACGGGGGAAGCGGTGTGGAAGACGCCATCGCATCCATTAATGGCTTCTCTGAGGCTCTCGTAATCGAGAAGATCCGCCTTGCACAGAATCAACCTCTCCTTCGCTCCTTCAAGCTCTCTCAGATGAGCATTCTTCGGATCATCTGCAACAGAACAACACATGACACAATGACATCGATCAAGATCCATATCCATATATTgacaatatgtatatatatatatatatatagacgtAGACGCGTGGTCTTGCCTGGATTCCTGACTGTTCCTCTGACAGTATAGCCTTTCTCCAGGAGCAGCTTGACTAACCAGGAGGCGATGAAGCCACCGGCGCCGGTGACGCACACGGTTTGGCCGGAAGCAGACGGCATGTTTGGTTTTGCGGCGAGAGAGATGGAGTTGATCGGCGATCACGATGTGATATAGTGGACGAATAAGAGGCGGGTAGGGCTAGTTTGGGAAGGAAGAAAGTTGGAGAAGCCATGGGATGGCTTTTGCTGTATAtataaggaagaaaaatgatGCGTCAGAGGGCAGCCTCCTCTCTCACCAACCGCAcctggaaaataggaaaataaacaaatattccGGGAATTTTACATAAATGATGCGTCATCATAACATGTAAGAATCTTCACTCCTTTGCACtgctgcagcagcagcagcaacagcgCTTCAATTCTTCCGAccattaattcattaatttgattaaaagttttaattgtataaatattaattatttataaaataattgtatttattaatCCAAACTCAtataattatcatttttatgCAGTCTCCACCTTTCGTATTCTGGATTTAAGCAGAGAAAATAAAACGCAAGCAAATCTTTAATCCTTACATAACCTGAGTATCGAGTTTATGACCTACCAATACTAATCCAAATATATTCATTGTGTGTCGCTCACTTTATGCCTTGTAAGCTTATTAGCCCAATCTCGTAGGCGAGCTGATTCGGTGATTGCGTGAAACACCTCGTAAATCAATTTTGCCCAAACAGTGAGGCTGAAAttagtgttatatataaataatatatataattaatttaataatattataactatttattattaaaatatctctATCAAGTAACCCTTCTATTTTAGAAGTGGCCCAAATTGGGTAATCCTTATCTCCTTCGTTCATTCTTGTCCTcaccttttatttttaattttattttttaaaattaatttatttttaaaaattaattaattaatatttccaACCATATATTTCTCATCATAGATATTTCATATTTCATATCTTATCCTATCATATAATCCTATCCTATATCCTATCATGtcctatatataataatatattaaagtagcaTAGTAGCCAAAGTATTtggtgaattttttttcttcaaaacttacataaaatcaaatatagttattaattaattgttaattttactttaatgattatagtaaaattatttattatattataattttaaaaatatgatatcttaataaattcataaaaaaattatttacgaTAGtcaaatagttaattttttaatgctaattaatatttaagatatcatattttcaagactatggaagaaattaaaatccatattttcaaaattttgttatcattgaaaaactcatgttttcccttatttaagagttttaatttatatttataaataatataatataataaataaaaaataacgaaagtatttgagtggatatattataaattttataatatttatttataaataaatataatataataaataaaaaaatttataagtatctTGCCAAGTGACCATCAATGGTGAATTgttttttctccaaaacttacatcaaatcaaatgcagtaattaattaattattaattttattttaataattatagaaaaaacatttattatattattatagttttgacaatatgatatcttaacaaatctataaaaaattatttaaggtagTCAAATGTatgggtttttcaatgttaattaatatttaagatatcacatttttaagacgatagaagaaatcaaaatctaatattttgttattatcgtagaaattaaatttcaatagtataaattaaaattcctattttattaatatattaagatAGTCTGGCAAAGTATTTTGTCATGTGGCAATCAATGGTGATCTGTTTTCCCAcaaaaaatttgtattaaattaaatatagtgattaattaattattaaagtaaaatcatttattatattatatttatttataaatatattagtattgaaaaacttatgcattagtcttgaaaatgtaatatatctttttttttggtaaataagaaaaatatataaacaaatgaCGCCAAAGCATGTACAACCGAAGGTCAAGGCATACCCCGGACCAAAAGAAAATCGTCAAATAAAAACACAAGCACCTGAATACGAATGTCCTCTGATTCAGCCTAAcctaaaatatatacaaataaaacactaaCTAGAACGCATTCGAAGgcaatgaaatgaaatgagaaACAACGAGACTCAAAGAAGACTACCAAGAGAATAACACCAGCTCGAAGAGtcgaaaaaagagagagaaaaaaaatgaaaggatctATGAAAAATAGAAGACTGGTTAGGTGGGAGCCGCAAGAAATGACGGAGAGCACTATTCTGAAGAGATGGCTAAAAGCGAATAGTGGCCAGACGAACCCATACAACAAATTGGATTTGATGGTCCAATTGTGACGCAGATCTCTCTTGATCATTGAAGCATCTATTGTTGCATTTTCTCCAAATGAAGTACACCAATGCTTGAAGAGTCAGTCGATTAGCCACATGCTCAGAACCCTTCCCTCTCCATCTAGCCGCTACCCAAGACACCCCAGTCTCCTAGCAATGCTAGGGCCATCCGAATTTCTTTGATCTACAGAAGTGCTGCAACACTTGATAGGAAAAAGGGTAACCGAAGAACAAACGCCTAAGATTCTCTGCCTCCGCCCTGTAAAGTAAACATCTATTTGGAAAAGACAAGTACAAGTTAATATGATCAATAATAGATAACCTTTCTCAAATTGCcaaccaaaaaataaacatatggGCTGGAATACCACAGTGGGACTAGACCAAATGATGCCATGGAACGCAAAGTTGTTGCACTAAAAGAGCCTAATAAGTAGAACAAACAGAGAAAACCTCATTTGAGGTAGAGAGCTAACAAAGCTCATCGCGTCGCCTGATCCTAAGCAGGGTAGGCATATTGTCTTGAATAAGGTATGGGGAATGACCCATCTAAGGCCAGACCCATGAACCATCTGAGATTATATCTGAGACTCTAGCCAAACTAAAAATGCCTAATTGATGAGGCAATTGGTGAGAGAAATGATCTGTGAGCACTCCAAGAGAATGCCACTGATCATGCCAAAAGAATACACTTTGATCATTCCTAATCCGCCAACCAAAATAGGATCTAACCAAACACTGAAGAGAAAGCAACTTCCTCCAGTACTAAGGGCACGCATATGGTATTGGAAGCAATAAGAAAATGTAATATATCTTAAATAACATTGATGAACCTATGAGAAACCCACGCATTGCATGGTAATAATCACATGGGGAAACTTGCATAGTTAAATGAATCAATAACcatgcattaattttttttccacaatcttgaaaatataaactatttcccctccatttttaagactaatgcataagtttttcaatactaattaagatttatgatatcacattttcaagattaatgcatgaatttttcaatactaattgagatttaaaatatcacattttcaagactatggaagaaaattaatgcatagtgaaagaaaaataagtcaaaatccatatttttaaagttttgttatcattgcataaattaaatttcaagattagaaattaaaaatttcaatagaATTTTTAGTTAGCATTGGAAAACCCATGCTTTCTTAcatttagaaatttaatttatatttatatttataagtcaaaattcatatttttaaagttttgttattattacagaaattaaatttcaatatcaaaaattaaaaatttcaagagaaCTTTTACTTAGCATTGGAAAACCCATGCTTCCCCACATttatgagttttaatttatattatatttataatttttaattaaatatataatataataaatagttttattttgataattaattaatcactacctttaatttaatgcaagactaatgcatgggttttccaatactaattaagatttaagatatcacattttcaagactaaggaaaaaaattaatgcatagtgaaagaaaaaaaagtcaaaattcatatttttaaggttttgttatcattgcagaaattaaatttcaagatcagaaattaaaaattttaagagaatttttaattagcattagAAAACCCATGCTTCTCcacatttaagagttttaatttatatttatatttttataaataaaagtttttactttaataattaattaatcactatcttTAAGTTAATATAAGACTAAtgtatgagtttttcaatactaattaaaatttaagatattacattttcaagactaatgcatgaatttttcaatactaattaagatttaatatattatatttcaagaccatggaagaaaattaatgtattgtgaaagaaaaataagtcaaaatctatatttacaatgttttgttatcattgtagAAATAAACTTTCAAGAGTAGAAATTAAAAGtttcaagagaatttttaattagtattggAAAAACTCATGCTCCCTTACGTTTAGGAGttctaatttatatttataatttattaataaatatataatataataaataatttaactttaataattaatttttactacttttaatttaatgtaaatatttaatgatttgttgttcCAATGCAATactttttttgtataaatagaAAGTTCAAgtcaagattttttattttatatgacatgtaatttaataaaagttTTTTAAAGTAACTTTTCAAAGTATGgataaaagagttaattttgttaattaaatcAAGGCTAGCAAAGCGCAATGGATATTGAAGGTTCGAGTCGTGAGACTTTGGGAGATTCCATACTTTGAagataaattagaaatttataGCATTGTCATTGAGATAATTTTCATGgatgaacatatttttttttctttaaaaatttattgttaattatttatatagattttgtcATTAAATTTATAAGGTGGAAGGATTCATGCAACAATTAAGTGTtagttagttcaattttttaaaacattgatttGTGAagaataattgtattttatacCCAATTTTATACTTAGATAGAACGATATGAAATACAAGACTACAAGTCACAAGTACAAGTTTGTTCTTGCACGATTACAACCATAAATTTGCAGATGGGAACTGCCGATGGATGACCCACATGTGGCTTATCTGAGTGATGGATGACTCTTGTGTGGTGTatccgagcgatggatgactcactCGGGAGATGAATGACTCATTCGGGCAATGGGTGATGTGTGGATTATCCAAACGATGAGTAATTATCGGGAAAGATGGGTGACTCTCTTGGGGTGGAGTGACAACGATGGATGGATCTCCCGGGGATAGCAACAATAATCGATGAGTCTTCTGGGAGTAACAATagtgatggatgagtctcccaaTGATAGCAACAGCGATAGATGAATCCCTTGGCTAGGTTGAGAGCAATGGATGACCTATTCAAGAAAGAAGATCGGTTAAGGGCTCGAGTAAGGATCCCCGCGCAGacactccgatgcttaagttagtcttTCGAAAATGTAAAGTAGTCGAATGCAAGAGGGAGATGTAAGTGTGAGAGATTGCATATCGAATGAGGGAAAAAGACACTctatttatagcgatgggaG
This window harbors:
- the LOC127791049 gene encoding cinnamoyl-CoA reductase 1-like, with product MPSASGQTVCVTGAGGFIASWLVKLLLEKGYTVRGTVRNPDDPKNAHLRELEGAKERLILCKADLLDYESLREAINGCDGVFHTASPVTDNPEEMVEPAVNGTKNVIIAAAEAKVRRVVFTSSIGAVTMDPNRGPDAVVDESCWSDLEFCKNTKNWYCYGKAVAEQAAWAVAQERGVDLVVVNPVLVLGPLLQPTLNASIIHVLKYLNGSTKTYANSVQAYVHVQDVALAHILVYETPSASGRYLCAESVLHRGDVVDILSKFFPEYPVPTRCKDEGRPRVEPYKFSNQKLKDLGLEFTPVKQSLYDTVNSLQGKGHLPLPTSQHNEPNNNIHIRS